In Geotalea uraniireducens, the genomic window CTGATGCGCTGGAACGCCACCGCCGTCTCGAGGATCGGCCCCATCGGCTTGGTGTTCAGTTCGTACATGGCGGTATCGGCCTCTTCGATCGCCTTGATCTTAACGATCCCGATTGCGCCGATGATCCCGGCGACGATGGCGACCAGAATGAATCCCGTCAAAAGCTTCGCGGAAATCTTCATGTCAAAGTACCATTGCATAACATACCTCCTCAGGTAGTGACCGCGCATCAGGCGCGGTTCGGTAGGGCAGCCCCCTACCCAGTCTTGGCAAACCACGACAATTCAACAAACCTATAAGTCGTATCGGCCGGGCCGAAACCGGTTACATCAGGATTTCCGCACAGTGTTGTTCGTAATTCCCGGTAATACATAACGGGATTAAGGAGCAGGAAAGGTGGTGGGAAAGGGGCTACATGGAGGCAAGGCCCTCGCGGAGGGCATATTTGATCAGTTCGGCCACACTGCGCAGGTTAAGCTTCTTCATTATTCTGGCGCGCCGGGCTTCAACGGTTCTGACACTCACGCCGAGGGAAAACGATATTTCCTTGCAGCTCTCCCCCGCCGCGATCAGCCCCAGCAGCTGCCGCTCTTTCGCACCGAGCACCGGTGCTCCCGCAGCAGCCTCCTCGGCAAGCCGCCAGAAGTACTGTTTGACGAGAATGTGGGGAATCCGCTGTCCAAAATAAATTTCACCCTCGGCAGCGACCCTGATGGCCTGGCCCAGTTCGCTGGGGGTCGCCAGCTTCTTGAGCAGATAGCCGGATGCCCCGGCCTTGAGCATCTCGACCACGTAGGTCGTTTCCTGGCGCATCGAGAACCCGAGCACCATGACGTCCGGGAGTTCGCGCTTGATGATCCTGGTGGCGTCGATACCGCTCATTTCGGGCATCATTACCTCCATCAGCACCACATGGGGCCGGTCCCGGCGGGCCAATTCCAGCGCCTCGCGGCCGGTTGCCGCATCACCCACCACCGTGATGAGGGAATCTTGTTCCAGGAGCGAACGCACACTCTCCCGGAAGAGCCGGTAGTCGTCAGCAAGAAGGACTCTCAGTGTCATGGTTTCCCCACTTCGCGCGATGACGGGAATTTCCCGCGGGATAGCCCCCTCTGCCCCCCCGCAAGGGGATCGCTCCCCTGTGTCGGGCGCATTGAGCTGGTTGGGCGCTTTCCCGTTGATATCATGGCAGTTTTTCGCGCTCAGTTGTAGCAGCTTTTCAAGCAATCCGCAATTCTGCAGGTGGGTGGATACCGGCCGGCACAGAGGGGGGAGAGGCGACAAACGGCAGATTTCGTCCCGGGGGTCATCAAAACGTCGCCAGGAAAGCGGAAAACGGGAGCCCGACAAGGGTGAGGGCGCTACGGGGAAAATGCCAGCCCGCCGGGGACGGGACAAAAAAACCGGGAGCGGCAACCGCTCCCGGCGTCACTTCCGGGCGCGCCGGAAGGGGGAAAACCGTTCGGACGAGCCGGACGGGAGACTAGCAGGGGTGGACCGTGGCCGTGCCAACGATCCGCGGCCGCGAATACTTCTGCTTCTTCATGGGGCACTCACCTCCTTTTCGTTGTTGCCGATAATGGACAATCGGTGCTGCGGCGATTCGAGGGGCGGCGCCGGCAGTTACGGCTGCGGCGGCCCCCCCTTCCCTTTCATTCCTCCCGGCCCTTTCTTCCCCGGCGTCGGCCGGGTGAACGGCGCGGCGTTGATATCGATCCCGCCGGTCACCGCGCCGGCCTTGACCTCGACCGGTTTCGGCGTGGCGCCGCCGTAACTTCCCATCAACATCCCCGTCGTCGGCACGCCGCCGCCGTAAATGTCGCGGACCCGCAGGTAGTAGGTGCCGCCGTCGCCAACCCGGAGGAGGTAGGTGCCATCCTTGCCGGTCCGGTCGGAAACATAGAGCGGCCGGCCGATCATCGTCGGCGTGACGAAGGCAAAGACCAGCGCCCCCGCCATTGGCGTCCCGTCAGCGGCGAGAACCTTGCCGGCAATGCCGGTGATTGCCGTTTTTTTGATCGTCGTCTGGCGGAAGACCGTTACCCCGGTCAGGACTCCGGCATCGTGCCGCTCGCCCGGCATGATCGTGTAAGGCCGCGGCGCCCCCTGCGCATCGCGGCTGGTGAAGAACAGATCGCCGTCGCGGGGCGGGCCGATTTCGTGCCCCTGCTGCCGCTTGATCGCCCCGACGAAATAGGTCCCCGGCAGGAGTTGGACCGCGAAACGCCCCTCGCCGTCCAGTTGGGCCAGGTCGTCGGGCACCCGCCAGTAGCGCTCGGGTGCCGGCGGCGGGCCGACGGCGGCACTGAAGAAGTAAACGGTGCCATTGGCCAGCGGCTGGCCGTCGGGAGCGACGATCTGCCCCGCCAGGGTCCCGGCGGGAATGGCCGCGGCCGCCAGGCCGCCGGTCAGCAGCGTCAGCAGTGTCAGCAGCAGCGACGGGATCATCATCCGTAGCCTCATCTTCATTCTCCTTTCCGCACCCCGGCATCGGGTACCGGCCGGGACTTCCCGAGAAGTCTACCGTATTCTGGCCGGATGGCACAAAAAAAATCGGCAGTGTCGCCGGCGGCGAAGCGGTTGGCGTGACGGCCGGCTGCCCGGTGAAGGCGCCCGCTTCGGCAACGGTGGTCAAGAAACTCGTTATCGTTCAGCGCCATTTCCGGCCGGTCGAACCGGTGCCGGCCATTGTGCGCACCACCTCGCCCCGAGCGGGAATTTCCTTCTTGACATCCGGCCGCCCTTCCCTATACTCCATAAAAATCAGCTTGTTCGATGTTCCCGGAAGGGACACTATTTCACTATGGGAGGGATGTCGTATGTGCTTTATCCATGAACGCGCCACCGTCGCCGGCGCTGCCCGGAAAGCGGCTATCGTCCTGGCGCTCTGCTTCGTTGCCGCCGGCTGCTCCAAGAAAGAGGCGCCCGAGGCTCCGGCGCAACCGCAGGGCCAGATGGGGCAGATGATGCCGCAAGGCGCCATGGGGCAGATGTCCGACCAGCAGAAGCTCGCCATGGGCGGGGCGATTTTTGCCAAAAAGTGCGCACCGTGCCACGGCGCCGATGGCGTCGGCGGCACCGCCGGGCCATCGCTGCAGAAGGCGGAGTTCAAATACGGCCGGACTGCCGAAGCTGTCGCCACGACCATCCGCAACGGCCGTCCCGGCGGCATGCCGGCCTTCGGCAAGGATTTCAAGGATATCGAGATCAACACCCTGGCCTCCTACGTGCTCAGCCTGAAGAAGTAGCTCCGCCGGAAGAGAACCGCTGGCGACGGAACGAGCCCCTTGCCCCGCAGCACCACCGGGACGAGGGGTTCTTTTTTCTTTACCCGTAACCGGGGCAATGGTAGCATCACCGCCAGCAGGTCACTCTCTTCCCAGCACGGGCCAAAGGCCCGACAACAAAACGATGCTCTTTCGCTGCGCCATCAAATATACCGCTTTGCTGCTGCTCGCCCTCTACCTCCTGCATCCGGCCGGCGGACTCGCCGTTGCCGACTGTGGCACCCCCGTCCTCTGCCTGAGCGCAACCGACGGCAAGGAGGCCTCGGCTTCCTCGACAGCCGACCAGCGGGATCCTGCCTCGGCGGACGACACCACCGACGGCTGCTGCTGCGATCTCGACTGTCCCTGCGATGCGGCGGCGCCCCTGCCGGCAGCGTTAATCCCGCAGTACACCCCGACCCTGGCCAGACTGGCGGTCGCCGAGCCGTTCCGGGCGCCGCCGCAAGTCTACCTCGGCAAGTTCATCCCCCCTCAGAACCGCTCCTGAATTAACCGCGCGGGATTGGTGCGTCCGCCACCCGTCGGCGTTGCCGCCGGTGGTGCCGGATCGGCGTACGCAGCCGCCAACCCGCCCTGGCTCCCCTTTTCCGACAATTCAGGAGGATTACCATGACTATGCCTTGCCAGGCCCGTGGTTTCGCCACGGCACTCCGGGACGGTCTCAGTTCCCTGCGCCTGACGCTGTTTTTACTCTTTGCCCTCGCCCTGACCTCGATCATCGGCACGGTCGTCCAGCAGAACCTGGCGCCGGCCGAATACCAGCAGCGTTACGGAACCGGCACCAGCAAGCTGTTCAACGCCCTCGACCTCTTCGACATGTATCATTCCTGGTGGTTCCTGTTGCTGTTGGTGCTGTTGGCCGCCAACCTGTTCGCCTGTTCATGCAAGCGGTTCCCGGCCGTCTGGCGGCACCTGCGCCGGCCGACCGTGCTTATGGACGAAACACTTGAACGAAGCCTGCCCTGCCGAGAGGAATTCCCGACCACCGTCGCCCCGGAGCAGGCCGCCGAACGGGCGGCAGCATTGCTCTTGGCCGAATTCGCCCCTCCGCTCCGTACCGCCACCGCCGACGGCATCCAGCTCTTCGCCCAGAAGACTCCGGCCGGCCGGCTCGGCGCCTACCTGGTCCACCTCAGCATCATCGTCATCTTCGGCGGAGCGATTATCGGCTCGCTCTTCGGCTTCAAGGCCTACGTCTCGATCAACGAAGGCGCCAGCGCCACCACCGCCGTCAGCCGGGCGGGGAAGCCGATCGAGCTCGGCTTTGCCGTCCGTTGCGACGATTTCGGTGTTTCATTCTACGACACCGGTGCACCCCGGGAATTCAAGAGCCTCTTGACGATTCTCGAAAACGGCCGGCCGGTCCCGGGCTACGAACGGGTACCGGTCATCGTCAACAAACCGCTGACCTACAAAGGAATCACTTTCTACCAGTCGAGCTACGGTCAGGCCGACGGCGGCATCTACCGCTTCACCGTCCGGCAACGGAGCGGCGGCACCCCCATTCCGCTGACCCTCCGGCAGGGGGAATCGGCCCGGCTCCCCGACGGGGGAAGCATGCACCTGCTCGAAGCGACCGACGAGGTGAGCCGCTTCATCCCCGCGGTTTCCGGGCCGGCAGCCCGGATCGAGGTCCATCCGCTCCGCGGCGAGAGCAGCGCGTTCATCGTCTTTGCCAACTATCCCGGTTTCGATGAACAGCGCGGCGCGCCGCTGATCTTTACCTACGCCGGGGCCGACGCGACGATGTTCACCGGTCTCCAGGTAGCCAAGGACCCGGGCGTCTGGGTCGTCTGGAGCGGTTGCCTGCTGATGGTGGCCGGCTGCTACCTCGCCTTTTTCGTTTCGCACCGGCGCATCTGGGTCCGGATCACCCCCGGCCGGGTAATCGTCGCCGGCGGCGCCAGCAAAAACCAGCCCGCCTTCGAGCGCCGTTTCGCCGAGCTGGCCGCCCGGCTGCGCCAGACCATCGCCAGGGAGGATCAGTAAAATGACCAGTTCGCTGCTATTCAACGTGACAACTTTTGTCTATCTGCTCGCCATGCTCTGCTTCTTTGCCTACCTGGCCAGCCGCAACGGGAGGGTGGGACTGGCCGGCAGCCTGACGGCCCTGGCCGGCCTGCTCATCCAGAGTGCCGCCATCGTCCTGCGCTGGAAGGAATCGTACGATCTCGGCCGCGGCCACGCCCCCCTCTCCAACCTCTACGAATCGGTGGTGTTCTTCTCCTGGAGCATTGTCCTGATTTTCCTGCTGCTGGATGTCCGCTACCGTTACCGGGTAATCGGCGCTTTCGTCATCCCTTTCGCCCTGTTCGGCATGGCCTGGGCCCAACTCGGCCTCGACAGCGGGATCGAACCGCTGGTCCCGGCCCTGCAGAGCAACTGGCTCCTCTACCACGTCATCACCTGTTTCATCGGCTACGCCGCCTTTGCCGTCGCCTGCGGCATTTCCATCATGTACCTCCTGCAGAGCGGCAAGGAGCAGGCGGACCGGCCGGCCCAAAGCGGCGGCATCGCCGCCCTGTTCCCACCGGCGCGCGTTCTCGACGACCTCAACTACCGGGCAATCGTCATCGGCTTTCCGCTTCTCACCCTCGGCATCATCACCGGCGCCGCCTGGGCCAATTACGCCTGGGGGACCTACTGGAGCTGGGACCCGAAGGAAACCTGGTCGTTGATCGTCTGGTTCATCTATGCCGCCTTTCTCCATGCCCGGTTTACCAGGGGATGGATCGGCCGGCGGGCGGCCTGGCTCTCCATCGCCGGCTTCGCCGCCACCATCTTCTGCTACCTGGGAGTCAACCTGCTCCTGTCGGGATTACACAGCTACGGCGGCTAAAGTTGGAATTTTTTCACCACATCAACCATGGAGGAACAATCTATGCATTGTCCGGTATGCAAGGTAGCGCTGCTGATGACGGAACGTTTCGGCGTCGAGATCGACTATTGCCCCCAGTGCCGGGGAATCTGGCTCGATCGCGGCGAATTGGACAAGATCGTCGCCCGGGTGGAGCCCCCCCCGACCAAGGCGACAGCAGCCGAATGGCCGGCACCGTCCGGCCACCAGGGGCACCATGCCGGCCATCATGACGGAGGACGGCACGATAACCATGATAGCCGGCGGCACTTCGAGGCCAAGCCACACCGGAAACGGTCGATGCTGGCTCAACTGTTCGATTTCGACTGAATGTTGACAAACCGGGTCCCCGCCGAGAATTTCCGCGGGGATCAAGACTGACAAGGGAAGGGATTATGAACAACAACGACGGCTGTTCCCGGCGAACGGCAGAGAAGAAGCGGCGCGGGCATGCCCGGGAACTCCTCCCGAACGTTATTTCGCTCCGGATAAGCGACGAGGAGAAAACGGTTCTGGAGACGCTCGGCAACAAGATGGAGAAGAGCACCTCCGAGCTGATGCGCGAAGCGATGCTCCGCTGGCTGAGCAGACAGCGGGGAAAGGGAAGCGACCCGGCCGCCGGCTAGCGCACCGGCGCCGAAAACGGCAACGGGGCCCCGAATGGGGCCCCGTTCTTTGCCGTGGGGCGTGCCGCGCCGGCGGCCGAAGCCGGCAAGGCGTGGTGGGAAGCCGGGCCGGTTACCGTTCGCGATAGCTGATCGAGTAACGGAAACTCTGCGGCGCATAGAAATCGAGCGCCTTCCCCCCCACTTCCGCATACGGATAGCCGAAGGTATTGAGCGGCGGTCCGGCCTGGGGCGGATTGAGAACGATATCGCGTCCCGTCGCCAGCTTGATCCGGTACGGATCGATCCCCCCCCAGAAATAGGCCCGCAGCTCCTTGACCTTCGGTGACTCCGGTGCCAGTTTCTCCACCAGTATCGCCTTCCGGACATCGGCAGGGTCGGCCGGCACCCAGCCGTAGCCGGGGACGAAAAACTCCGCCCAGCAATGCTGCCAGGTGGTGATGTCCTCGGTCGGCTTCCGGCCGAGACGGATGCCGAAAACCTCCCGCGCCGGCACCCCGGCCGCCCGGCAGAGGGCGACGAACACCGAAGAGATGTCGGTGCACTTGCCGCCCGGCTTCCGGAGCAGCGCGCAGACATCACCCTTGCCGCAGCCGACGGTAGCCGGATCGCGGTACATGTTCTCGCAGGCCCAGTCGTAGATGGCCCGGGCCTTGGCAAGAACCGTTGTCTTTCCGCCGGTAATGGAATCGGCCAGTTTCTTCACTTCGCCGGTCACCGGCCCGAGGCTGGTCGGCGCCAGGTAGCGGCGGTAATCGGCCGGATCCCAAGCCGTTTCCCGGGCCGGGAAATCGCGGCGCAGCACCTCCCGACGCTCGGCGGAAAAAGAAAAGGTCAGTTTGCGGCTGACCGCCGCCTTATCCCAGCGGGCATAGAGGATCGGGTTGCCGTCGGTCCGGTCGGTGTAGACCCCGGCCTCGGCATAATCACCGGCAATCCTGATCGCGCCGATCGTCTGGTCCTGGTCGGAAACCGGATAGGGAAGCCAGAGCCGCACCTCCTGCCCCTGCTCTTGCCCCGACAGGTCGACGGCGACCGTCACCGTCCCGCTACGGCTGTTTCCCCAGGCCGTCGCGGCACCAAGGACCAGTGCCAGCAAACCAAACAACACTACCGCTTTTCGCATCCGAACTCCTTCAACAGTCAAGATAATTCACTTTACGCCGGTTTCGCCCGGCTACAGCCCGATCACCAGCCCGGCGCCCAAAAGCCCTTCGGCGGTGGTGAACATGTTGGTCACCGTCCCGGCCCGGAGCAATTCCTTCCGCTGGAAGAAATCGAGGCAGACCCCGCAAGAGAGGACCTCCACCCCCCGGTTGCCGAGCTTCTCCAGCGCCTCCAGCACTTCCGATCCTTCGGTGGTAAGCATCACCCCCCGGTTGAGGAAAAACATCCGGTCGGGAAGCTCTGCCAGATCGAGCAGGGTGATGATGAAATTCTTCATCAGCAACCGCCCCAGTTCCTCCGGGCCGTCGCCCAGCCGGTCGGAGGCGATCAGCATCGCCCGTTTCCCGGCCCGTTCCGGCACCGGTACCGGCGACACCGCGGGCGCGCCCGCCGGCGTGATGGTCAGGGCGAAACCGCCGTCGATCGGCGTTTCGCTTACCGAGAACCCCCGGTTGACGGCAAAGCGGTTAACGTTTTCCCGCGGCGCCCCCGGGTCGACCAGCACCTGCAACGGCTCGCCCCCCGCCTCTTCCAGCCCCCGCTTGGTGGTCACCACCGGAGCCGGGCAGGCCATGTTCCTGCAGTCGATGATTTTCATACCGTCACTCCTTCGCCGGTCTGGCTTGTCAATTCTGCGCCGGCCCGCAACGCTTCGTCCCTGGCCAGGAACGCCGCGCCGACCGCGCCGGTAAATTCCGCATGTTCCCGGATCAGCAGCCGCCGCCCCAGGTTCTTTTCAATCATCGCCGCCAAGGTGGAATTCCGGGCGCAGCCGCCGGCAAAGACGATTTCCTCCGTCAGCGGCAGCCGGGCGGCCAGCGCCGTCACCCGGTCCGCCACCGAGCGGAGAACGGCAGCGGCGATCGCTTCCCGCGGCACCCCCCGGGCAACCAGCGACACCACTTCCGACTCGGCAAAGACCGCACACATGCTGCTCAGCTTGACCTCGTCAGCCGCCGCGGCCGCCCGGGCGGCGAACTCGTCGAGCGACCAGCCGAGACTCGCGGCCATCACCTCGATGAACTTGCCGGTCCCCGCCGCACAACGGTCGTTCATCTCGAACTTCCGCACCCGCCCCGTCTCGTCGAGGGAAATCACCTTGGTATCCTGACCGCCAATGTCGAGCACCGTCCGGCAGCCGGGAAAATGGTGTGCCGCACCGCGGGCAAAGGCCTTGATCTCCGTGACGGTCAGGACGTCGTCGGCCAGTTCGAGGAGCTGCCGCCCGTACCCGGTGGCCATCACCCGGTCCGCCGGCAGATCGGCCATCAGCTCGCGGCACCGGGCCAGCGGGTCGAAGCTGTTCTCCCCGCCGGTATAGCCGACCAGGGCCCCGTCCACCACCAGCGCCAGTTTGATGTGGCGCGAACCGATATCGACGCCGAGGAACCTCACCGGAGCATCTCGATGAACGCCTCGAGGCGGGTCTTCAGCTGGCCGAAATCCTCCATGCTGTAATCGGTTTCGATGCGCAGGAAAGGCACCCCGGCCAGGCTCGTTTCCACCTTGTAGGCTTCCACCAGGTAGGGAGTGCAGAACTGGAGGGCGTAATGGATGATCCCGTCGGCCCGGAGCCGCTCGCAGAGCGCGGCGATGTTGCCGGGCCGTTCGTCGTTCGGGGTAAAGCAGGCACAGTCGATGGTCAGTGAGCGTTCGGCGATCTTCATCAGCCCCTCTTCGACGGTAACGAAATCCTCGTCCGCCAGGTCGCGGAAGTTCCGCTCGCCGATGCACGACTCCTCACCGACCACCACCCCACCGCTCCCCTCGACAATGGCATGGACCTTCCAGTTGGGAATGGCCATCGGCGAACCGGAGACGAGCAGCCGGGGCGCGCCTTTGGCCGTCACCCCCACCCCCGCGGCGACCCGTTCTTCCAGCTCGTCGCAAAGTTCGTTGGTCTTGGCAGTAAAACGGACCGGATCGTCGTAGAACGATACCTGGTTGACGAGCAGGGCATCGAGACCGGAGAGCGGCGCCGGATCGGCCTCCCGCAGCCTGCTCAGCCGCTGCAGCGCCCGCCGCTTGGCGTTGACCACCGCTACCCCGTGCCGAAGCCCCTCCAGGGTCAACGGCGCGCCGGTCAACTTTTCCATCGTTTCCCGGAAGCGCGCCACTTCGCCGAGCCAGAGCCGTTTCCCCGCCGGCCCCTTCATGTGCGGCAGCTCCATGACATGGACCTTGCCGGTTAGCTCGTCGAAGATCTCGTAAGCCTTCTTCTTGCCATCGCAGGTGGTTTCACCGACGATCAGATCGGTCAGTTCGACGTAGGGACAGAGACCGGCCAGCTTGAACCCCATGAAGGCCTTGATCAGGGCACAGCTGTTCCGCGGGATGAAGCGCTCCGCCTCGGCGGTGCCGACCTCGGCGCCGGCACAGAGGCCGATGCAGATCCCGTCGGCCGCCAGCACCACCTCTTCGGGGACGTAGACGCAGAAACCGCCGACAACTTTCCGCCCCGCCCGCTTCGCCTCGTAAATCTCCTTGATCCGCAGGCCGTGGACCTCGGAGATGACAAAATCAAAATAGGCCATCCCCCGCGGCCGGTTGGCCTGGGCAAGGTAGATGCCGCGGTAGGCGTCGGACAGGACGCCGAGCAGTCCGGCATGGTTGTCGAGATCAAGCCCCAGCTCCTGCCAGAGCGGGGTGTAGTCGTTACTGGACATGAACCCTCCTTGGTTGCAGCGGCACCAGCCGTCCGCTCAATGAACAGTTACCGGGGAACCGTCGCCGACCATGCCGCCGATCAGCGTCAGCAGCTCGGCCAGGGTGGTCGGCTTGCGGTACGCCCCGACCGCCCCGGCAGCCAGCGCCTCGCGCTGCACATCGTCGGTAAGCTGTGCGCTGACCAGGGCGACCGGCAGAGCGGGGCAGCGGAGACGCAAAGCCCGGATGAATTCGATGCCGTTCATCGCCGGCATCTGGTAATCGGTCAACACCGCCGCATACTTTTCGCACTCCACCAGCTGCAGCGCCGCATCGCCGCTCGGACAACAGCGGGCGACAATGCCCTGCCGTTTCAGCAGATACCCCACCAGCTCCAGCTGCACGTTGTCGTCATCGACCACCAGCACCCGGCACACCCCCTCCTCGCCCTGCTCTCGCTCCACGCACATAGCCATCCTCCTGATGGTACCGCCGCTCCTCCGGCTGTCGCCCCGGGTAGCGGAGTACGGTCAACCGACCGCCAAGATCACCACTGATGAGCATTAGCCAATTGACTTTCCGCTGTCAAATTGATTATTTTAATATTTTGAATTCCAATCATCGTTTTTTTCCATTTGGGAGGCCCATGAACCTGAAACAACTGGAAGTCTTCCTGGCAGTCGCCGAAAGCGGCAGTTTCTCCCGCGGCGCCGAAGCTACTTTTATCACCCAGTCGACGGTCAGCCAGCATATCGCCGCCCTGGAGAGCGAACTCGGCATCCGGCTCCTCGACCGGACCAGCCGGGGCGCCCTCCTTACCGAGGGGGGCAAGGTCCTGCTCGACCATGCCCGGCGGGTGGTCGCCGGCACCCACGAGATCGAGCAGGCAATCAAACGGTTCAAGGGGCTCGACGAAGTGATCCTGCGGGTCGGGGCCAGCAATATTCCCGGCGACTACATGGTCCCGGCGGCACTTCCCCAGTTCCTCGACCGCTATCCGGCGGTGCGCCTCACCCTGTTCCAGGGCGACAGTCGCGACATCCTCGACAAGGTGAGCGGTGAAGTGGTGGAAATCGGTATCGTCGGCAGCCGGTTCGACGAAGAAGGAATCTCCTTTGCACCGCTGGGCCGGGACGAAATCAAGGTAGTGGCCGGCAGCGCCCACCCGTTGGCCGGCCGGGCGGACCTCACCCTCGGCATGCTGTTGCAGCAACGGTTCATCATGCGGGAAGCCGGCTCCGGCACCGCCAAAACGGTCCGCGAGGCCCTGGCCGCCGCCGGTTTCTCCGCCGACCGGCTCGACATCCGTGCCGCTCTCGGCAGCAACGAGGCGGTCAAGGCCGCCGTCGGCGGCAACCTGGGGCTTTCGTTCATCTCCGAAGTTTCGATCCGCCGGGAGCTGCAGCGGGGCGAACTGGTAGAACTGCCGGTCGCCGGACTGACGATCTCCCGGACCTTCTACCTGGTGACCCGCAGCGGCCGCGAACTGTCGCCGGCCGCCCTGGCCTTCGTCGAGCTGATGCGGGAAATCTACGGCTAGGCCCTGGCAGCCGACGACCTATCGGTCCCACGTCATAGTAACTGAGTCAGTTTTTGATTTTTATCAGGATGCATCCATGTGCCATCTATCCCGCCACAGTGCAGTGAATGGGTATGGCAAATCTGGAAGGAGCAGCGGGAATCAGAGCGGGATCTATTGGATGAAAATTAAAACGAGGCCGTGATCCTCTCCGGGCTGCTTCAACGATCCGAACCGGCTGAGCCGACCAGCAGCAGACATGGACCGGGCGTTTGCCTGGTCACGCAGTGCGCCCAGCGCATTCGGCAATGGAATGACGTGATGCCGTCTCACTTCCGGCAGCCCGACACAGGTAGTCCAGCCAGGATCGAAAGGTCGTGATGTATGCCGTCAGCCCTTTCAGATTGTGATCAGCTCATAGCGGCCATTGCCCATGCTAAGCTCTTTCATATAGGACAATTGCCGTAACCCCTTGCGTGATTCAATGCGCTCCCGAAGGTCGTGCAACTCCCCTTCGGGCAGTTTATAGACCAGGTCGATGGAGGCCTGTTCAACGGCCAGCAAATCGGTGGAAGCAAGGATGCCCAGATCATGCGCCCTGACC contains:
- a CDS encoding response regulator; translated protein: MTLRVLLADDYRLFRESVRSLLEQDSLITVVGDAATGREALELARRDRPHVVLMEVMMPEMSGIDATRIIKRELPDVMVLGFSMRQETTYVVEMLKAGASGYLLKKLATPSELGQAIRVAAEGEIYFGQRIPHILVKQYFWRLAEEAAAGAPVLGAKERQLLGLIAAGESCKEISFSLGVSVRTVEARRARIMKKLNLRSVAELIKYALREGLASM
- a CDS encoding carboxypeptidase-like regulatory domain-containing protein, whose protein sequence is MRLRMMIPSLLLTLLTLLTGGLAAAAIPAGTLAGQIVAPDGQPLANGTVYFFSAAVGPPPAPERYWRVPDDLAQLDGEGRFAVQLLPGTYFVGAIKRQQGHEIGPPRDGDLFFTSRDAQGAPRPYTIMPGERHDAGVLTGVTVFRQTTIKKTAITGIAGKVLAADGTPMAGALVFAFVTPTMIGRPLYVSDRTGKDGTYLLRVGDGGTYYLRVRDIYGGGVPTTGMLMGSYGGATPKPVEVKAGAVTGGIDINAAPFTRPTPGKKGPGGMKGKGGPPQP
- a CDS encoding c-type cytochrome; protein product: MCFIHERATVAGAARKAAIVLALCFVAAGCSKKEAPEAPAQPQGQMGQMMPQGAMGQMSDQQKLAMGGAIFAKKCAPCHGADGVGGTAGPSLQKAEFKYGRTAEAVATTIRNGRPGGMPAFGKDFKDIEINTLASYVLSLKK
- the resB gene encoding cytochrome c biogenesis protein ResB, which produces MTMPCQARGFATALRDGLSSLRLTLFLLFALALTSIIGTVVQQNLAPAEYQQRYGTGTSKLFNALDLFDMYHSWWFLLLLVLLAANLFACSCKRFPAVWRHLRRPTVLMDETLERSLPCREEFPTTVAPEQAAERAAALLLAEFAPPLRTATADGIQLFAQKTPAGRLGAYLVHLSIIVIFGGAIIGSLFGFKAYVSINEGASATTAVSRAGKPIELGFAVRCDDFGVSFYDTGAPREFKSLLTILENGRPVPGYERVPVIVNKPLTYKGITFYQSSYGQADGGIYRFTVRQRSGGTPIPLTLRQGESARLPDGGSMHLLEATDEVSRFIPAVSGPAARIEVHPLRGESSAFIVFANYPGFDEQRGAPLIFTYAGADATMFTGLQVAKDPGVWVVWSGCLLMVAGCYLAFFVSHRRIWVRITPGRVIVAGGASKNQPAFERRFAELAARLRQTIAREDQ
- the ccsB gene encoding c-type cytochrome biogenesis protein CcsB, producing the protein MTSSLLFNVTTFVYLLAMLCFFAYLASRNGRVGLAGSLTALAGLLIQSAAIVLRWKESYDLGRGHAPLSNLYESVVFFSWSIVLIFLLLDVRYRYRVIGAFVIPFALFGMAWAQLGLDSGIEPLVPALQSNWLLYHVITCFIGYAAFAVACGISIMYLLQSGKEQADRPAQSGGIAALFPPARVLDDLNYRAIVIGFPLLTLGIITGAAWANYAWGTYWSWDPKETWSLIVWFIYAAFLHARFTRGWIGRRAAWLSIAGFAATIFCYLGVNLLLSGLHSYGG
- a CDS encoding zf-TFIIB domain-containing protein, whose translation is MHCPVCKVALLMTERFGVEIDYCPQCRGIWLDRGELDKIVARVEPPPTKATAAEWPAPSGHQGHHAGHHDGGRHDNHDSRRHFEAKPHRKRSMLAQLFDFD
- a CDS encoding ribbon-helix-helix protein, CopG family — protein: MNNNDGCSRRTAEKKRRGHARELLPNVISLRISDEEKTVLETLGNKMEKSTSELMREAMLRWLSRQRGKGSDPAAG
- a CDS encoding transglutaminase-like domain-containing protein: MRKAVVLFGLLALVLGAATAWGNSRSGTVTVAVDLSGQEQGQEVRLWLPYPVSDQDQTIGAIRIAGDYAEAGVYTDRTDGNPILYARWDKAAVSRKLTFSFSAERREVLRRDFPARETAWDPADYRRYLAPTSLGPVTGEVKKLADSITGGKTTVLAKARAIYDWACENMYRDPATVGCGKGDVCALLRKPGGKCTDISSVFVALCRAAGVPAREVFGIRLGRKPTEDITTWQHCWAEFFVPGYGWVPADPADVRKAILVEKLAPESPKVKELRAYFWGGIDPYRIKLATGRDIVLNPPQAGPPLNTFGYPYAEVGGKALDFYAPQSFRYSISYRER
- the yedF gene encoding sulfurtransferase-like selenium metabolism protein YedF, encoding MKIIDCRNMACPAPVVTTKRGLEEAGGEPLQVLVDPGAPRENVNRFAVNRGFSVSETPIDGGFALTITPAGAPAVSPVPVPERAGKRAMLIASDRLGDGPEELGRLLMKNFIITLLDLAELPDRMFFLNRGVMLTTEGSEVLEALEKLGNRGVEVLSCGVCLDFFQRKELLRAGTVTNMFTTAEGLLGAGLVIGL
- a CDS encoding acyl-CoA dehydratase activase, with product MRFLGVDIGSRHIKLALVVDGALVGYTGGENSFDPLARCRELMADLPADRVMATGYGRQLLELADDVLTVTEIKAFARGAAHHFPGCRTVLDIGGQDTKVISLDETGRVRKFEMNDRCAAGTGKFIEVMAASLGWSLDEFAARAAAAADEVKLSSMCAVFAESEVVSLVARGVPREAIAAAVLRSVADRVTALAARLPLTEEIVFAGGCARNSTLAAMIEKNLGRRLLIREHAEFTGAVGAAFLARDEALRAGAELTSQTGEGVTV